The genomic segment CCGGCATCTGGCTGGTGCTGGCGGAGATCTTCCCGCTGGCGATCCGCGGCTTCGCGATGGGCCTGTCGGTCTTCGTCCTGTGGACGGTCAACGGCCTGATCTCCTTCGCGTTCCCCCCGACCGCCGCCACCCTCGGCTCCACGGCCACCTTCGGCCTCTTCGTGCTCATCAACACCGCCTCGATCGTCTTCATCAGCAGGTTCGCGCCCGAGACCAAGGGCCACAGCCTCGAGAGCCTCGAGGAGCACCTGAAGACCCCGCCCGGCGGCATCCCGGCCGTCGCCGGCGGCGCCCGCGCCGCCTGAGCCCCACCGCGCTCACCGCTGGGCCCGGCCCCCGTCGTCACGACGGGCAGCCGCGGCGGGGTGCGCCTGCGTCGAGCTCACCCAGCCGGGGTGAGCACCTCCAGGCCCCCCATCAGGGGGCGCAGCGCGGACGGCACGAGCACGGACCCGTCGGCCTGCTGGTGGTTCTCGAGGATCGCCACCAGCCAGCGGGTGGTCGCCAGGGTGCCGTTCAGGGTCGCCACCGGCCGGTTCGCGCCGTCCGGGCCCTTCTCGCGCACCCCGAGCCGGCGCGCCTGGAAGGTGGTGCAGTTCGACGTCGAGGTCAGCTCGCGGTAGCGCTGCTGGGAGGGCAGCCACGCCTCGCAGTCGTACTTGCGCGCCGCGGAGGAGCCGAGGTCGCCGGCCGCGACGTCGATCACCCGGTAGGGCACCTCGACGGCGGCGAGCAGCTCCTCCTCCCAGCCGAGCAGGCGCTCGTGCTCGGCCGCGGCGTCCTCGACGCGGCAGTAGGAGAACATCTCCACCTTGTGGAACTGGTGCACGCGGACGATCCCGCGCACGTCCCGCCCGTAGGAGCCGGCCTCGCGCCGGTAGCAGGCCGACCAGCCGGCGTAGCGCAGCGGCCCGCTCGAGAGGTCGAGCACCTCGCCCGCGTGGTAGCCGGCCAGCGGCACCTCGGAGGTGCCGACGAGGTAGAGGTCGTCGGCCTCGAGCCGGTAGACCTCGTCGGCGTGCGCGCCGAGGAAGCCGGTGCCCGCCATCACCTCCGGCTTGACGAGCGTGGGCGTGATCATCGGGGTGAAGCCGTGGGCGAGGGCGCGCTCGACCGCGAGGTTGAGCAGCGCCAGCTCCAGGCGGGCGCCGACGCCGGTGAGGAAGTAGAAGCGCGAGCCGGAGACCTTCGCGCCGCGCTCGGTGTCGAGCGCGCGCAGCGACTCCCCGAGCTCGAGGTGGTCGCGGACGGGGAAGTCGAAGGACGGCGGGGCGCCGACCTCGCGCAGGACGGCGTAGTCGTCCTCCCCGCCGGCGGGCACGCCCGGCTCGACGACGTTCGGGATGGAGCGCAGCAGCTCCTCGTAGGCGCCGCCCAGCTCCTCGGCCCGCGCGGCGGCGGCCCTCGCGTCGTCCGCCAGCTGCCTCGCGCGGGCGAGCAGGGCCTGCTTGTCCTCGCCCTGCGCCGACGCGACGCGCTTGCCGAGGGCCTTCTGCTCCGCGCGCAGCGACTCCGAGCGCGTCATGGCCGCCCGGCGCTCGGCGTCCGCGGACAGCGCCGCGTCCACGACCCCCTCGTCCGCCCCGCGGGCGCGCTGGCTGGCGCGCACCGCCCCCGGGTCCTCCCGCAGCAGCCGCACGTCGATCACGAGCGGCCAGCCTAGCCCGCGGGTGCCCGCGGCGGGCCGCGCCGTTAGCGTTCCGCCGGTGACCCGCCTGGAGCTGACGCTGTGGTCGAGCGCGCTCGCCGTGGTCGTCCTCGTCATCGCCGTCGTCGCCGTCCAGAGCCTGCACCGGCGCCGGACGGCGCCCCAGGAGGTCCCCGTGCCCGAGCCCGCTCCCGAACCGACGCCCGCGGCGCCCGCGCCGCGCGAGCCCCTGGCGGCGGTCGTGGTCAACCCCAGCAAGTTCGAGGACGTCGGGCCCCTGCGCGCCGCCGCCACCCGCGTCTGCGCCGACCTGGGGTGGGCGGAGCCGCTGTGGCTGGAGACGACCGCCGAGGACCCGGGGGTGGGCCAGACGAAGGAGGCCCTGGACGCCGGCGCCGACGTCGTCGTCGCCTGCGGGGGCGACGGCACCGTGCGCTGCGTCGGCGAGGCGCTGGCGGGCACCGGCACCCCGATGGGGCTGGCGCCCGCCGGCACCGGCAACCTGCTGGCCCGCAACCTGGACGTCGTCACCCCCCGCGGCGCCGAGCTGTCCCCCGACGACGTCGATGCGGCGATGCGCGTGGCGCTGACGGGCCAGGACCGGCCCGTCGACGTCGGCTGGATCACCGTCGTCGGCCCCGGCGGCGACGAGCACACCGCCCCCGACGAGCAGGCGTTCCTCGTCATGGCGGGCATGGGCTTCGACGCCGCGATCATGGCCAACGCGCCCGAGGCCCTCAAGGCGCGCGTCGGGCCGATCGCCTACGTGGTCTCAGGCCTGCAGCAGCTGAAGGGCAAGCGGGCTCGGGTGACGATCGACGTGGACGGCGCCCGCCACGAGCGCCGGGTGCGCACCGTCGTGGTCGGCAACGTCGGCAAGCTGCAGGGCGGCCTGGCGCTGCTGCCGGACGCCGAGGTCGACGACGGCCGCCTGGACGTGGTGGCGATCGGGCCGCGCAACCTGGCCGAGTGGGCCGGGGTGACCGGCCGGGTGCTGACCGGCCGCGGGCGCGGCGCGGACCGCATCCACCACTGGAGCGGCAAGGGCATCGCCCTGCGCGCCGACACCCCCCAGCCCGCGCAGCTGGACGGCGACCCCGTCGGCGACGCCGTGGAGCTGCGGATGCGCGTGGACGAGCACGCCCTGCTGGTGCGCGTGGCCCCCGGGGTGGGCGCCAAGCCCTGAGCCGACCGGGGTGGGGCCGCGCGGTGCTGTTGACCCACCGGGCGGCCGCCACCAGCCTGGCCCCGTGGAGCACCCGTCGCACCCCGCGCCGACCCCGTCCGCGGCGAGCCCGTCGTCCCGCGGGCCAGTCGTGGCGGTGCTGCTGGTGCTGGGCGGGCTAGCGCTGCTGGTGGTGCCGCTCGGGGGCTTCCTGCTCGCCGGTGCCGGCGCGGTCGTCGGCCTGCACGCGGCCCGGCACGGCGACCGGCAGGCGTTCTGGGGCTCGGCATGCCTGCTGGGCGCCGTGGTGGGCCTGCCCGCAGCGGCGGTCCTGGCGGTGCTGTCCGTCTCTGGAGATCCCGTCTCGGGTGATCCCGCGGTCTCCGGCCAGCGCCCGGACCTCGTCCTGGCGTCGCGCGTCGTGGGGTGGACGGCGCTCGGTGCCCTGGTGGCCGGCCTGGTGCTGCTGACGGCGGCGTGGGCGCGCGCCAGCGGGCAGCAGCGCGGCGCCTGGACGGCGGGCGCAGGGGCCGTCGTCCTCGTCCTCGCCGCCGCCACGGTGTGGGTGACGTGGGGGATGGGCTTCGACCTGGCCGACGCCGGCCGCTCCACGGCGCACCTGGACGCCGTGATGGTCCCCGCCGCCTGGACCGCGCTGGCGGCCCTGGTCGTGACGGTGGCCGCGGGCGCGGTGACGGCCGTGCGCTCCTCGCGCACCCGGCCCGCCGCGCCGGGGGCGCCGCCGTCCGCCACGCTGGGGTCGTGAGCGAGCCGCTGGACTACGAGCCCTCCCTGTACCGGGTCACCGTCGTGGTCGACCTGGACGACCCCGCC from the Quadrisphaera sp. DSM 44207 genome contains:
- the serS gene encoding serine--tRNA ligase; translation: MIDVRLLREDPGAVRASQRARGADEGVVDAALSADAERRAAMTRSESLRAEQKALGKRVASAQGEDKQALLARARQLADDARAAAARAEELGGAYEELLRSIPNVVEPGVPAGGEDDYAVLREVGAPPSFDFPVRDHLELGESLRALDTERGAKVSGSRFYFLTGVGARLELALLNLAVERALAHGFTPMITPTLVKPEVMAGTGFLGAHADEVYRLEADDLYLVGTSEVPLAGYHAGEVLDLSSGPLRYAGWSACYRREAGSYGRDVRGIVRVHQFHKVEMFSYCRVEDAAAEHERLLGWEEELLAAVEVPYRVIDVAAGDLGSSAARKYDCEAWLPSQQRYRELTSTSNCTTFQARRLGVREKGPDGANRPVATLNGTLATTRWLVAILENHQQADGSVLVPSALRPLMGGLEVLTPAG
- a CDS encoding diacylglycerol kinase family protein codes for the protein MTRLELTLWSSALAVVVLVIAVVAVQSLHRRRTAPQEVPVPEPAPEPTPAAPAPREPLAAVVVNPSKFEDVGPLRAAATRVCADLGWAEPLWLETTAEDPGVGQTKEALDAGADVVVACGGDGTVRCVGEALAGTGTPMGLAPAGTGNLLARNLDVVTPRGAELSPDDVDAAMRVALTGQDRPVDVGWITVVGPGGDEHTAPDEQAFLVMAGMGFDAAIMANAPEALKARVGPIAYVVSGLQQLKGKRARVTIDVDGARHERRVRTVVVGNVGKLQGGLALLPDAEVDDGRLDVVAIGPRNLAEWAGVTGRVLTGRGRGADRIHHWSGKGIALRADTPQPAQLDGDPVGDAVELRMRVDEHALLVRVAPGVGAKP